A genome region from Prochlorococcus marinus CUG1417 includes the following:
- a CDS encoding acyltransferase family protein, whose product MINNYSKGKYKSELDGLRAIALIAVIANHFNEKFLESGFLGVDMFFVISGYVISYSTETKINNLINIPSFFIDFYWRRIIRLIPALILYVFTISILLSLFNPAPDRFIFSGITSLFGVSNLYFLNQSTDYFASNVEFNPFLQTWSLGVEQQFYIFFPFIILFSGYLKKTKNARKNLLSFNLILFSISFFLYLYLSNNNQSASYFLMPARFWEISAGSILFINSQRNKNFFRNFDKIPSLLIISLIVITFKFSTNYIVISTVIIVFLTTTLINCLEEGDIAYKLLSLKVLKFVGKTSYSFYLWHWGVLTISKWTIGIFWWTIPLQIILILIIGIASNKLIEDPIRKSDFFKKGFKSFLIVFSSVIITILILITGIYTSFKKILYRGSETDFGTFNYPKEGYYKNKKNSSGNKLIVIGDSFAGHLLTLFKELSDEYNYSLYLHTNRNGFKKDLSKEGNYKYLYYSLKDYSSSLKNNDILIINLGQIDELKLKSKQQDLLNLTNLIDDLNIKTVFIGPTPRFREGLYTICSEEWFRPYFSIRKECSPTPRVKIKDDLLFYSTFLKNLSSKSTNIYFFKAFSILCPDQVKYCPLKNELGHIYYDEHHLTTNGSLLLKDELINFLIMNKILK is encoded by the coding sequence ATGATTAATAATTATTCCAAAGGAAAATATAAGTCAGAACTAGATGGTTTGAGAGCAATTGCATTGATAGCGGTTATCGCAAATCACTTTAATGAAAAATTTTTAGAAAGTGGTTTCTTGGGAGTGGATATGTTTTTTGTTATTTCTGGTTATGTTATTTCTTATTCAACAGAAACAAAGATAAACAATCTTATAAATATTCCTAGCTTTTTCATTGATTTTTATTGGCGAAGAATTATTCGTTTAATACCAGCCTTAATTTTATATGTATTTACTATTAGTATTTTATTATCGTTATTTAATCCTGCACCCGATAGATTCATCTTTTCTGGGATAACATCCCTTTTCGGAGTATCAAACTTATATTTTTTAAATCAATCCACTGATTATTTTGCAAGCAATGTTGAATTTAATCCATTTCTTCAAACATGGTCGCTAGGGGTTGAACAACAGTTTTATATTTTTTTCCCTTTTATAATTTTATTTTCAGGTTATTTAAAAAAAACAAAAAATGCTCGTAAAAATTTATTATCATTTAACTTAATCTTATTTTCAATCTCATTTTTTCTTTATCTTTACTTAAGTAATAATAATCAAAGTGCTTCGTACTTTTTGATGCCCGCTCGATTTTGGGAAATTTCAGCGGGATCAATACTCTTCATAAACTCGCAAAGAAATAAAAATTTTTTTAGAAATTTTGATAAAATTCCCTCTTTATTAATAATCTCTCTTATCGTTATTACCTTTAAATTTTCAACTAATTATATTGTCATATCAACAGTAATTATTGTATTTTTGACCACTACTCTCATTAATTGTTTAGAAGAAGGTGATATTGCTTATAAACTACTTTCTCTAAAAGTACTAAAATTTGTTGGAAAAACTTCCTATTCATTTTATCTTTGGCATTGGGGAGTACTGACTATAAGCAAATGGACTATAGGAATTTTTTGGTGGACTATACCTCTACAGATCATCTTAATTTTAATAATTGGAATTGCTTCTAATAAATTAATTGAGGATCCAATAAGAAAAAGTGATTTCTTTAAAAAAGGGTTTAAATCATTTTTAATTGTTTTTTCATCAGTAATAATAACTATTTTAATTTTAATTACCGGAATCTATACTTCATTTAAAAAAATATTGTACAGAGGAAGTGAAACTGATTTTGGCACCTTTAATTATCCCAAAGAAGGCTACTATAAGAATAAAAAAAATTCATCAGGCAATAAATTAATTGTAATTGGAGATAGTTTTGCAGGGCATTTATTAACTCTATTTAAGGAACTTTCAGATGAATATAATTATAGTTTGTACCTTCATACTAATAGGAATGGTTTTAAGAAAGATTTAAGTAAAGAGGGTAATTATAAATACCTTTATTATTCATTAAAAGATTATTCTTCAAGTTTAAAAAATAATGATATTTTGATTATTAATTTAGGGCAGATAGATGAATTAAAATTAAAATCAAAGCAACAGGATCTTCTTAATCTGACAAATCTTATTGATGATTTAAATATAAAAACAGTATTTATTGGTCCAACTCCAAGATTTAGAGAGGGCTTGTATACAATTTGTTCTGAGGAATGGTTTAGACCATATTTTTCTATAAGAAAAGAATGTTCACCCACACCTAGAGTAAAGATCAAAGATGATTTGCTTTTCTATAGCACTTTCTTGAAAAATCTATCTAGCAAAAGCACTAATATATATTTTTTTAAAGCTTTTTCTATACTTTGCCCAGATCAAGTTAAATACTGTCCCTTAAAAAATGAACTAGGACATATCTATTATGATGAACATCATTTAACGACTAATGGGTCTTTGTTATTAAAGGATGAATTAATAAACTTTTTAATTATGAATAAAATACTAAAATAA
- a CDS encoding NAD(P)H-dependent oxidoreductase, with protein sequence MKLFNKNEMRKILLIDAHPDSDRLTSSLVDAYKRGALQSGYDVRTIIIRDMEFNPNLKFGYKKRINLEPDLLMAIDEIKACEHMVWFHPVWWGSLPALLKGFIDRTFLPSIVFDYNESKLGGMGWDGYLEGKSARIIATMDTPTFLYHWIYNAPSVNQLKKATLGFCGVKPVKVTEFSPVKGSKPNTRDRWIKKVFQLGLKGK encoded by the coding sequence ATGAAACTTTTTAATAAGAATGAAATGAGAAAAATTTTATTAATTGATGCACATCCTGATAGCGACAGACTTACCAGTTCTTTAGTAGATGCTTACAAGCGAGGTGCACTTCAAAGTGGATACGACGTAAGAACTATAATCATAAGAGATATGGAATTTAATCCTAATCTTAAGTTTGGTTATAAGAAGCGCATTAATCTAGAACCCGATCTGCTTATGGCTATTGATGAAATTAAAGCATGTGAGCACATGGTTTGGTTTCATCCTGTTTGGTGGGGCAGTTTACCAGCACTTCTAAAAGGATTTATTGATAGAACTTTTCTCCCTTCCATTGTTTTTGATTACAACGAATCGAAGCTTGGCGGGATGGGATGGGATGGATATCTTGAAGGAAAATCAGCGCGTATTATAGCCACTATGGATACCCCAACTTTCTTGTACCATTGGATTTATAATGCCCCTAGCGTGAATCAGTTGAAGAAAGCGACGCTTGGATTCTGTGGAGTAAAGCCTGTAAAGGTAACTGAATTTTCTCCGGTAAAAGGCTCCAAACCAAATACTCGAGATCGATGGATTAAGAAAGTTTTTCAACTAGGACTTAAAGGTAAGTGA
- a CDS encoding M protein, translated as MLLLSVPFYDFPSSPILIIGAIGIVVALAVFFLAYKKYFNSPFNKELQLKKKALLKEKTELNKKLEKIEQDLKNLS; from the coding sequence ATGCTTTTACTCTCTGTACCATTTTACGATTTTCCATCTTCGCCCATACTAATAATTGGCGCGATAGGGATTGTTGTAGCACTAGCTGTATTTTTTCTAGCTTACAAAAAGTACTTTAATTCTCCATTTAACAAAGAACTTCAATTAAAGAAAAAAGCTTTATTGAAGGAGAAAACAGAACTTAACAAAAAACTTGAGAAAATAGAGCAAGATTTAAAAAATTTATCGTGA
- a CDS encoding DUF3764 family protein, which translates to MSCLVTSVFTFKIESTFDEWAAIFDSAEANKRHSEFDIKPIFRGVSKKDPQKIIVIHQAPEGNVQKFVEANGDWMATHRVDLLTMEESSWTASLTKESCCD; encoded by the coding sequence ATGTCTTGCTTAGTTACCTCCGTGTTTACTTTTAAAATTGAAAGCACTTTCGATGAATGGGCTGCAATATTTGATAGTGCAGAAGCTAATAAAAGGCATTCTGAATTTGATATTAAGCCTATTTTCAGAGGAGTAAGCAAAAAAGATCCTCAAAAAATTATTGTTATTCATCAAGCGCCAGAAGGTAATGTTCAAAAGTTTGTGGAGGCAAATGGTGACTGGATGGCAACTCATAGAGTTGACTTGTTAACAATGGAAGAATCCTCTTGGACTGCTTCATTAACAAAAGAAAGTTGTTGTGATTAA
- a CDS encoding DUF3804 family protein: MTDRETIESMLYELATPQNMGSFFVKNSTPDFLLIRPSGNPIDAKGFEEMMNSGDVVQEKAEITKIHKFEFLSDDVAMCVFTLGAKFSYKGTPNDDLPTVTSIFKKINGIWKIHWMQRSTGDSDLSLWD, encoded by the coding sequence ATGACAGATAGAGAAACAATCGAATCGATGTTGTATGAGTTAGCAACACCTCAGAATATGGGCTCATTTTTTGTAAAAAATTCTACTCCAGATTTTTTACTAATCAGGCCTAGTGGGAATCCAATAGATGCAAAGGGATTCGAGGAAATGATGAATTCTGGCGATGTTGTTCAGGAAAAAGCAGAAATTACAAAAATTCATAAGTTTGAATTTCTCTCTGACGATGTAGCAATGTGTGTTTTTACTCTTGGGGCAAAATTCTCTTACAAAGGAACTCCTAATGATGATTTGCCAACTGTGACTTCTATCTTCAAAAAGATTAATGGGATTTGGAAAATCCATTGGATGCAAAGATCAACTGGAGATTCAGATTTATCTTTATGGGATTAG
- a CDS encoding high light inducible protein produces the protein MTNSSYITTESGGRQNIFPTEPRPYVDQSVSYDGYPQNAEKVNGRWAMIGLIALLGAYVTTGQIIPGIF, from the coding sequence ATGACTAATTCTTCATACATAACTACAGAATCAGGCGGAAGGCAAAATATTTTCCCAACTGAGCCTCGTCCTTATGTTGATCAATCTGTTTCTTATGATGGATACCCTCAAAACGCAGAAAAAGTTAATGGTCGTTGGGCAATGATTGGTTTAATTGCACTTTTGGGAGCTTATGTAACTACAGGTCAAATAATTCCAGGTATTTTTTAA
- a CDS encoding outer membrane protein: MKKLLLTTPILLTSLSAPLLAEELKNIYLSVGGGIASPSDVEGDTTLGGTKYDATFPTDNTGFYSAAIGKKFNDFRIEFNYSRADVETDSITLTTGGNGVTASISPNLEAEVKSYMFYGYKDLPNESKFTPYIGLGLGSSTFSAKDQTATVSGTRYSLKGTEESVFSYAVKGGADYEISDNTSLYSEVTYQKFASYNVTDPGYETVNYDSNNLFAVSLGLKFNF, from the coding sequence ATGAAAAAACTACTGCTTACAACTCCTATATTATTAACTTCTTTATCAGCTCCATTACTAGCAGAAGAATTAAAAAATATTTATTTATCTGTTGGAGGAGGTATAGCCTCCCCAAGTGATGTAGAAGGTGATACTACTCTTGGCGGGACTAAATATGATGCAACCTTTCCTACCGATAATACTGGTTTCTATTCGGCAGCAATAGGAAAAAAATTCAATGATTTCAGGATTGAATTTAACTATTCTCGAGCAGATGTTGAGACTGATTCAATAACACTAACTACTGGAGGGAATGGAGTAACAGCTTCAATCTCGCCAAACTTAGAAGCAGAAGTAAAAAGTTACATGTTTTATGGGTACAAAGACCTCCCAAACGAATCAAAATTCACTCCATATATCGGATTAGGCTTAGGTTCTTCAACTTTTTCTGCAAAAGATCAAACAGCAACAGTTTCTGGAACCAGGTATAGTTTAAAAGGTACTGAAGAGTCTGTATTCTCATATGCTGTAAAAGGCGGTGCTGACTATGAAATATCAGATAATACTTCATTATATTCAGAAGTTACGTATCAAAAATTTGCCTCATACAACGTTACAGATCCTGGTTATGAAACAGTCAATTATGACTCGAATAACTTATTCGCTGTTTCTTTAGGTTTAAAATTTAATTTCTAA
- a CDS encoding high light inducible protein yields MSPLSGFLVVIVSLTATLVAYLTKQFQNENLNYLPSNPMKNSNPKVKTIEKEKVVAETLNGRFAMLGLIAALGAYLTTGQIIPGFV; encoded by the coding sequence ATGTCTCCTCTTTCAGGCTTTTTGGTTGTAATCGTATCCTTAACAGCTACACTCGTTGCTTATCTAACCAAGCAATTTCAAAACGAAAATTTAAACTATCTACCTTCAAATCCAATGAAAAATTCAAACCCTAAAGTAAAAACAATCGAGAAAGAAAAAGTTGTTGCAGAAACTCTTAATGGCAGATTCGCAATGCTTGGATTAATTGCTGCTTTAGGAGCTTACTTAACAACAGGCCAGATAATTCCAGGTTTCGTTTAA
- a CDS encoding DUF3303 domain-containing protein, producing the protein MQTYIVHWQFPDQESHMQGAEAFAGFVEGGCAGDEFDGFKVLNRVVNPEGANGWAIVESSNHQNIWKWSSIWVDNFGVEIEVTPVLTDQEFLSVHKEIAASSH; encoded by the coding sequence ATGCAAACTTACATCGTACACTGGCAATTCCCAGACCAAGAAAGTCATATGCAAGGGGCAGAAGCTTTCGCGGGCTTTGTGGAAGGCGGATGCGCAGGTGATGAATTTGATGGGTTTAAAGTTCTTAATCGAGTAGTAAATCCTGAGGGAGCTAATGGTTGGGCAATAGTTGAATCTTCAAACCATCAGAATATTTGGAAATGGAGTAGTATTTGGGTCGACAATTTTGGCGTAGAAATTGAAGTTACTCCAGTTTTAACAGATCAAGAATTTCTCTCGGTCCATAAAGAAATTGCAGCATCTTCCCATTAA